From the Musa acuminata AAA Group cultivar baxijiao chromosome BXJ3-1, Cavendish_Baxijiao_AAA, whole genome shotgun sequence genome, the window GCGACatcaatcaaatatttcctatgtAAGATTAAAGAATGGAGTTCAAGTCAGAAAGATGCCTCAGAaagatatattttctgaatttcatcattcaatgacacagccaaagcaataatatactcctagATTCTAGACCTCTAGAAATGCACACTTAGAGCAACCATAAAACTATTTGCTGCATCATGATCAATGGGGGAATAGaaacatacttttggcaaatgtaACAGCATGAGCTAATTGTGCAAATTCTTCAAGTGATTCATCAACAGCAAATGATGATGTTGATAATTCAGTGCCTTTACATTCAACTCCAACAAGGTAGGCTTCCTCTTGACAAACCTATATTCTTAATATGATAATTCTTTAattcagggtctgccgtaccgagtcgtaccgcccggtacgggcggtacgtaccggtccgataggttttCGGTACGCagaccgactgttaccggtccgaggcactgttacctgggtgtaccgctcggtatacctaccgtaccggtaccgagcccagatcgaaataccggtacggtacggtattgcgaaccttgctttaattttaaaatgatgaaaaaatgaGCTACATATCAGTTTGTAATATATTTTGTCAGAAAAGTGCAAATTGAAAAAAacacaaataaaagagaaaaaacaaaggCTAAAGGAATTGAAATGTGTCTAAAAATTTTATTCAGAAATGATCTATGATAAAATAATATCTAGGATGCAATTCAAGAGTGAGATaatgtctcttttttctttcttaacaaaaagactaacaaaagttacaatttctATATAGTAATTGTCAATAATTCACAAGAAAGGTTACATAGTGTTAAGAGGCAAGCCAGAAGAGCAAGTAAAATACTAATGACTTTTCAATAATCAAATTTGAGAAACCACTAGAGATATTCTCTAGTCAAGGTAATATAATAGCTTCAATAAAAAAAGATACTCAAACCTGATTCTCAAATTCTATAAGTGAAGCATCTTTGCTCTGGGTATGTTTGTCCCTGAATGAACAAATAAAGaatgtgccttgatcataaaataaaagaaagataaacctCAACATATGAGTAAAGCATCACAAATGACAGTCTATAAGAAAGTTGCTGTAGGTGAAATTATCTGCGTAGCATGAACCATGAAGCAATttgctaacttaatcatcatagtGATTATAATCAAAAGATGTTAGGCAAATCTATTGtacaaaactgaaaacaaatGAGGCCTGCACTAATATGATTACTAAGTTGACATAAAGATGTACATCACATTGCATATCAACTCATGAACAACACAAATTTGATATGAAAGAAAAACTGAATCTGGTTAGCATCAAATAAAACTATGTAGCAAAATTCCTATTCAATAAAGCTAGACAAGGATGGACATGATACATAGAAAGAACAGTAGAGTTTACTAATGATAGAAAGATATATTTTCTAAATTTCATCATTAAATGAcagccaaagcaataatatacccCTAGATTCTAGACCTCTAGAAATGCACACTTAGAATAACCATAGAACTATTCGTTGCATCATGTTCAATGGGGGAAATAGAAACATACTTTCGATAAGTGTAACAGCATGAGCTAATTGTGCAAATTCTTCAAGTGATTCATTAACAGAAAATGAATTATATATTCAGTGCCTTTACATTCAACTCTAACAAGGTAGGCTTCCTCTAGACAAACCTATATTCTTAATATGAAAATTCTTTAGTTTTAAAATGATGACAAAATGATCTAAATAtcagtttgaaatatattttgccAGAAAAGTGCAAAGTGAAAAACacacaaataaaagagaaaaaccaAAGGCTAAAGAAATTTAAATGTGtccaaaaatattattcataaatgatctgtgataaaagaatatctaggatgcaattcaagagtgagataatgtctcttttttctttcttaacaGAAAGACTGACAGAAGTCACAATTCCTGTATAGTAATTGTCAATAATTCACAAGCAAGGTTATAGAATGTTAAAAGGCAAGCCAGAAGAGCAAGTAATAAACTAGACTTTTCAATAATCAAATTTGAGAAACCACTAGAGATATTCTCTAGTAAAGGGCTAATATAATAGCTTCAACAAAAAATGATACTCAAACCTGATTCTCAAATTCTAATAAGTGAAGCATCAATGCTCCAGGTCTTTTTGTCCCTGAATGAACAAATAAAGAATGTgtcttgatcataaaataaaagaaagataagcctcaacatatgactaAAGCATCACAAATGGCAGTCTATAAAAAAGTTGTTGCAGGTGAAATTATCTGCGATGTTAGGAAAATCTAAAGCATCACAAATCTAAAACAATTAACAAATGCTTGATTTGTGATACTTAATCATCACGATGATTGTAATCAAAAGATGTTAGGCAAATCTATTGtacaaaactgaaaacaaatGGGGCCTGCACTGATATGATTACCAAGTTGACAAAAAGAAGTGCACATCATGTTGCATATCAACTCATGAACAACACAAAATTTGATATGAAAGAAAAACTGAATCTGGTTAGCATTAAGTAAACTATGTAGCAAAATTCCTAATTAATAAAGCTAGACAAGGATGGACATGACAGATAGGAAGAACTATGGAGTTTATAAATGCTCCAATTTGAGCTCAATCAAACAGGAAATACTGGACCTGATGCCAATTTTGATTTCAGATCTGAGATTAGCTTTGTTAGGTTGAAAATCTTCAAGCCAAACTAACTAGAATGGTCAAAGCCACACAACTGGGCCAAAATAAGCATGTCAATTAAATGACTCAAAAAAACAATCACTTAAATGTTTCAACTggaattatcatgtcaatttaaaccttttacatatatgatattaggaattaaaattaataatcacAACAGCAGCTGAAAGCTTATTCTCCTTAAATAAACAGGGAAGGTGGCATGAAGAAATACCAATTCAGATGTCAGTTTTATACTCACAAGTAGCAGATTCAAACTACAGCACGTGGATACTGAAACTCGTGAAAGATGACTGCAATAGCATAATTCAAAATACTGAAACAGTAGCCATATCATTAGTTGGTGAGCATTTGTATGAAACTTAGCAAGCTTCTCTAACAATCTCATGAAGATTGCTACTAGTCTGCTACAATGCAACAGCTAATCAGCAAGAAAAATCCTGCAGACCGAAATAATCACAAATTAGAACCTTCAGACTCAACAAAGATCTTTTTATTACTATAATCCAAAAGGACTAGAACGACACTATCACTATAATATCCTATTTGACTTCATTTGTCAGGTTCAATCTTGAGACCAGCAGAAGACAGTCTATTAATGGAAGCCATGAGCCTCTGTTTATATCACAGAAAAAAAACGTAATAAACAGAATCATAATGCCTCATCTTTAACAAACtcataaaattatttgtttgatatctctttactattaaatATTCAATTTGGTTTGCAGTTCTTATAGGTATGATGACTGCATTCTACAGAAATTATGACATATCCTAttaaaattgaaatattttaagcttggatttcactcttgaactTATATCTTACTTGGAGGTTATTCACTATATAGTAACATATTGAAACCATTTAAGATTCAAAATTATACACTTTATAACCAGTATTTTCAACAGCAAAAAAAGTCTGAAATTCTGGTGACTACATTAAAATCATAAGAAACCACAACTCagcagaaacaaaaaaaatatataaacagcTACCTCGTTGGTCTAATTATGCATAATTAGCATAAACAAACAAAGAATAACATCAACATGAAGATTCTCAAATttaaataaggaaaaaaaaaatttacataaaaaGACAGAACTATAATAGTAGAATGTAAcatgattaaaaatattaaaactaggACACATAAAATATAGCAACAATGATGTAGTGGTTATAGATTGCATGTCGATATGGCAAAGGTTATAGCAAATATATATGCAAAACTGAAAGAAAAATTGGATACAAAAATCAGACTTGCAACTGCATCCACATAGACTCGTTGTAAATAGACCTAAAATGCTGTAAAAATTAAAGCATGGTTCTAAATTTTCCATCTTAGGCACTTGCACTCATATCTAAAGATCACAAATATATAATGCGTGTATGAAAATATGTTGCCTCTTTGATGCCACAAACTTCTCTATACAATGCTACCAGCAATGGATTTTCTTCTCAAGCACTAGAGAAGTCTTCTGTATTATTCTCATAATCTTTTCCAACCATCAGCATTTTCATCTAGTACTTGAGAAGTCAACATGAAGATTCTcaaatttaaagaaggaagatttaACAAATCACCTAAAAACATACAATAAGAATGTAACatggataaaaatattaaaactagaACACATAAAATATAGCAACAATAATGTAGTGCTTATAGATTGTATGTGTCATCAATATGGTAAAGGTTATACCCAAGATATATGCAAAGCTGAAAGAAAAATTGGATACAAAAATCAAACTTGCAACTGCAACCACATTGGTTTGTTGTATAATAAACCTATTAAAATGCTGTAAAAATTAAAGCATGGTTGTAAATTTCTTACTTAACTTATGCGCTTGCACTCGTATCCGAAGATCTTAAATGTATAATGTTTGTATGAAAATATGTTGCCTCTTTGATGCCACAAACTGCTCTATGCAACGCTATCAACAATGGATCTTCTTGTCAAGCACTAAAGAAGTTTTTCGTATTACTCTCGTAGTATTTTCCAACCATCAGCATTTTCATCTTATGACACTAAATTGGGCAAAGGGCACAGTGTTTGCTTCAGGTTTTGGTGGTTTGGGAGTCTCAAAGACATTCCAGAACTTGAGTGTCTCATCTTCTGctgcagaagctactacacctCCCAATGGGCTCCCAGCCAAGTAAAGAACACGAGATGAATGACCAAAAAGCTCAGCTTTTCTCATCATGGATGTGTAATTCCATAGGGTGAGTTGATTGTTTGGAAACCCATGAGAGGTCAGCAATTCAGATTTGTTCTTGTCCCACAACAACGCACAAACTTCAGAGCCGGTATCAATCGAGTTCAAGCAAACACCATTAACAGCATTCCAAAACTTAATGCAATGATCATTGCGCcctccaccagaagccagcaGATTGCTCCTGGTAGGGCACCAATCAAGGGCCCTCACAGTGGAAGTGTGGTTGCTGATCTTGTGAAGCAATTGATGTTGGCGCGGATGGTGATTTGCAACAGCCATGCGGGTGTCCCATATGTGCACAAGTTTGTCCTTCCCTCCGCTTGCCAGATACCGCCCAAACAACTCggaccatttaagactacaaactTCTAGTCGATGCCCTCTATAGTCACAGATGGCCCGGTCATCTTTTCTAATGTCATAATCAACAATACTACCATCGGATCTCCCAACCGTCAAGATTGCATTACTTCTCCACGCAAGTGAACAAACAAAGGAGTGGCTGTCACCTTGGATCCCAACCAACACACGTCTTGTTGCTGCATCAACCAGATCTAAATCTGAATTGCCTAATGCCACAGCTAGAACTTTGCCGTCTGGGGACCAGCTGATGCTAGTGACAGGGCTGTTGTCTTCTAGGGCTCGTGAAAACTCTGTACTAGACTTATTCGCAGCATTCCATAGGCACACTTTGTCATTGAGGCCAATCGCCAACACGttattgcttccccagtcgagTAGATTCAACCTATCATCATCTAAGATATCATAAGCAGCCAAAACCCTATCTGCATCTTTTGGGATTCGCCTCTGTTGCTTCTTGTGCGGTCGATTGTCCTCGTCAAATTGGGACACCTTGTCGGCCGGTGATTCGGGTGCACTCTTGAATGCGAAGATGCGAGATCTGTTCTTAAAAATACATTGAACAAGAAGTTTTTGGTACGCCACACTCGATGGGGATTCTATCGAACCATCACGCTGAGGTCTGGAAGGCATGGTTAGAGCACAGCGCGCGAAGTCCATGTCCATCGCCGATCGGAACGGGATGAAGCGGTCGTACTCCACACGCCTGGAACGAGAAGAAGCCATCTTGCGAATCGAAACCAGAACGAGAAACGCCGAGGTGACGAGAGACGAACAAGAAAACCAGAAAGATCGAACTTCCCAAAAGAAACTTGAAAACCCAGACGATCGATAACGAAGAATTGATCAAAGAGAACCCCGAGAACAACAAATTTTCTGATTTTTGGTCACCGAAATTGTCAATTATATCAATCAAAACGaagccaaatcatcaaaattcaacaatATCTTGAACCCTAAAAAATTTCGAGAGCGAAGCGAAACGAAACCTCAAGCAAAGGTAAAGGAATGAGATCACCACGACAAGAATCTAAATTCTCCCCTAAATCGGAGGAGAGGACGCTCACTCCCCTAACGAAGAATTGATCAAAGAGAACCCCGAGAACAACAAATTTTCTGATTTTTGGTCACCGAAATTGTCAATTATATCAATCAAAACGaagccaaatcatcaaaattcaacaatATCTTGAACCCTAAAAAATTTCGAGAGCGAAGCGAAACGAAACCTCAAGCAAAGGTAAAGGAATGAGATCACCACGACAAGAATCTAAATTCTCCCCTAAATCGGAGGAGAGGACGCTCACTCCCAGCCAACGATCGCTCGAAGCTTTGTCCTTTCGTCGGAGAGCAGCTCCGACCTTCGCAGAAAGACGAGATCGCCAAGAGAGCAAAAGGAGAGCCGAGAGAAGAGCGCGCGAGAGAGAAGACAGAGGTTATGAGATGCGAAACAGGGTGGTCTCGGCTTATATAGACGCCACCGACCCAGCCTTGTGTTATATCGTGAAATCGTGCCGTTATATTCAACCGACCAATGTGTACTGACGTTGAAACGTCCCGCTATGTTTAACTAATAAGGTAACGGCATTGAAATCGCACCGTTATATACACATAATCACCGTCAAATTTCTGTTGCGTTACA encodes:
- the LOC104000039 gene encoding cell division cycle 20.2, cofactor of APC complex-like is translated as MASSRSRRVEYDRFIPFRSAMDMDFARCALTMPSRPQRDGSIESPSSVAYQKLLVQCIFKNRSRIFAFKSAPESPADKVSQFDEDNRPHKKQQRRIPKDADRVLAAYDILDDDRLNLLDWGSNNVLAIGLNDKVCLWNAANKSSTEFSRALEDNSPVTSISWSPDGKVLAVALGNSDLDLVDAATRRVLVGIQGDSHSFVCSLAWRSNAILTVGRSDGSIVDYDIRKDDRAICDYRGHRLEVCSLKWSELFGRYLASGGKDKLVHIWDTRMAVANHHPRQHQLLHKISNHTSTVRALDWCPTRSNLLASGGGRNDHCIKFWNAVNGVCLNSIDTGSEVCALLWDKNKSELLTSHGFPNNQLTLWNYTSMMRKAELFGHSSRVLYLAGSPLGGVVASAAEDETLKFWNVFETPKPPKPEANTVPFAQFSVIR